The Streptomyces sp. V3I7 genome segment CAGCGGGGTGCCGAGGTCGGCGAGGATACGGGCGGCCTGGCGGGTCTGCTCCGCCGAGTAGTTGGAGAGGCCGACGTACAGCGCCTTTCCCTGCTGGACCGCGGTGTGCAGGGCCCCCATCGTCTCCTCCAGCGGAGTCCTGGGGTCCGGCCGGTGCGAGTAGAAGATGTCGACGTAGTCCAGGCCCATCCGCTTCAGGCTCTGGTCGAGAGAGGACAGTACGTACTTGCGCGAGCCCCATTCACCGTACGGGCCGGGCCACATGAGGTGGCCCGCCTTGGTGGAGATGACCAGCTCGTCGCGGTACGGCGCGAAGTCCGTGGCGAGCGCCTCGCCGAGGGCGGACTCGGCTGAACCGGGCGGCGGGCCGTAGTTGTTGGCCAGGTCGAAGTGGGTGACGCCGAGGTCGAAGGCGCTGCGCAGGATGGCCCGCTGCGTCTCGACGGGGCGGTCCGGGCCGAAGTTGTGCCACAGGCCCAGCGACAGGGCGGGAAGCTCGAGGCCGCTGCGGCCGCTGCGCCGGTAGGGCATATCGGCGTAACGGTCGGGGTGTGCGGTGTACAACGCGACTCCAGAGGGTTGGCACACGGTCTGACCCTGCCACTCTTCCCCGAGCCCGGTGCAGCGGTCCAACAGAAGAATCCGATGGAATTGTGCGGATAGGCTTCTCAATCATGGAACTGCGTCATCTCCAGCATTTCGTCGCGGTCGCCGAGGACCGGCACTTCACCCGGGCCGCCGAGCGGTTGATGGTGTCCCAGTCGGGGCTGTCTGCCTCGATCCGGTCGCTGGAACGGGAGTTGCGGGCGCCCCTGTTCGTCCGGACGACCCGGCGGGTGACGCTGACCGAGGCGGGGCGTGCGCTGCTGGCGGAGGCGGAGCGGATCCTGGCGCAGGTGCGGGCGGCGCACGAGGCGGTCGCGGCGGTGCAGGGCGTGCTGCGCGGGACGCTGTCGCTGGGCACCGAGCAGTGCATCGCCGGGGTGCGGGTGGCGCGGCTGCTGGCGGCGTTCCGGCGTCGTCATCCCGACGTGGAGATCCGGCTGCGGCAGGCGGGCTCGGGCGCGCTGGCCGAGGAGGTCGCGGCGGGCCGGCTCGACCTGGCCTTCGCCTACCGGATGCAGGACGACACCGACCAGTTGCGCTCGGTGGCGTTGACCAGCGAGCCGATGACCGTGCTGTGCCATCCGAGCCACCCGCTGGCCACGGCCGGTGAGCCGCTCACCCCGGACGCGGTCGGCGGCGAGGTCTTCGTCGACTTCCATCCCGACTGGGGCCCGCGCCGCATCACCGACGCCGCGTTCGCCGCGGCCGGGGTGCGCCGTACGGTCGCCCTGGAGGTCAACGACGTGCACGGTCTGCTGGACCTGGTCGACGAGAACCTCGGCATCGCCGCCGTGCCCCGGCACTTCCGCCACAAGCGGCCCTCGCTCACCGCGCTTCCCGTCCGGGGCGCACCCGGGGCGACGTACGAGTCGGTCGCCCTGTTGCCGCCCGCGCGGGGCACCAGCCCGGCGGCCCGCGCGCTGATCACCCTGCTGGAGACGCGGGACGGCGACACAGGGGGCATCGAGGCGAACGGGGGCGCGTGAGGGAGCGCGATGCCGGATGGTGGTCGTATGCACGCACGGGACATCCTCATCGACGGCTTCGGCCGCATCCAGGAAGAGGTCCAGGCGGTCGTCGACGGCCTGGACCCCGACGACCTCGCCTACCGCCCCGCGCCCGACGCCAACTCCATCGCCTGGCTGATCTGGCACCTCACCCGCGTCCAGGACGACCACATCGCCGACGCCTTCGACCTGGACCAGGTGTGGCTGTCACAGGGCTGGGACAAGCGGTTCGGTCTCGACCTGCCGCGCCACGACACGGGGTACGGGCACACCCCCGCCAAGGTCGCCAAGGTGCGGGTGGACTCGGGCGACCTGCTGACCGGGTACTACGACGCCGTGCACGAGCAGACCCTCGGGGTGCTGCGCGACCTCGCCGCCAAGGATCTCGGACGCGTCGTGGACGAGCGCTGGGATCCGCCGGTCACCCTCGGCGTACGGCTGGTCAGCGTCCTGTCCGACGATCTCCAGCACGTCGGACAGGCCGCCTATGTGCGTGGGCTGCTTCAGGGCGTGTGACCGGGTTCAGAGCGCGGCCGCGTACCCGGGCAGGATCACGTCCTCGATGAGGGCCTTGCGCTCGTCGAAGGGGATGAACGCGCTCTTGACGGCGTTCACTGTGACGGTGCGCAGGTCCTCGACCGTCCAGCCCGCCTCTTCGACCAGCAGCGACATCTCGCGGGTCATCGTCGTGCCGGAGACCAGGCGGTTGTCGGTGTTGAGGGTGACCCGGAAGCCCAGGTCCTTCAGGGCCGTGATCGGGTGCGCGGCGATCGAAGTGGCGCAGCCCGTCTGGAGGTTGGACGTGGGGCACATCTCCAGGGCGATCCGGCGGTCGCGCACCCAGCCGGCGAGGTGGCCGAGCTTGCCGTCGACGATGTCCTCGGTGATGCGCACGCCGTGGCCAAGACGCTGGGCGCCGCACATCTGGACGGCCTGGTGGATGCTGGGCAGGCCGTAGGCCTCACCGGCGTGGATGGTGAACGGCACGCTCTCATGGCGCAGGCGCTCGAAGGCGGCCAGGTGGTCGGCGGCCGGGAAGCCGTTCTCGGCGCCGGCGATGTCGAAGCCGACGACACCGGCGTCGCGGTAGGCGACGGCGAGCTCGGCGGCCTCGCCGACGCGGTCGAACATCCGCATGCCGCAGAGCAGGGTGCCGACGCGGACGGGCGTCCCGGCGGCGGCCGCCTTGGCCATACCGGCGGCGAGACCCTCCTGGACGGCCTCGACGACCTCGTTCAGGGTCAGCCCGCCGGTGGTGTTCAGCTCGGGGGCGTAGCGCACCTCGGCGTAGACGACGCCGTCGGCGGCGAGGTCCAGGACGTACTCCTCGGCGGTGCGCAGCAGGCCCTCGCGGGTCTGCATGACGGCGAGGGTGTGCTCGAAGGTGGCGATGTAGCGCACCAGGTCACCGGAGCCCGCGGCCTCGACGTACCAGGCGGCCAGCTCGTCGGGGTCGGTGGTGGGGAGCTTGTGCCCGACCTCGGCCGCGAGCTCGATGACGGTGGCGGGGCGCAGGCCGCCGTCGAGGTGGTCGTGCAGCACGGCCTTGGGGAGCCGGCGGAGGGTGTCGGTGTCGATGCGGGGCGCGGTCATGCGGGCATTCCTCAGCAAGTGGTGCGGTGGTGGAGGGCGGTCAGGCGGTGGCGGGCTGGAGCAGGTCCCAGCGGTTGCCGTACAGGTCCTGGAAGACGGCGACCGTGCCGTACGGCTCGTGCCGCGGCGCTTCCAGGAAGGTCACGCCGGCGGCGCTCATCCGGGCGTGGTCGCGGGCGAAGGCGTCGGTTGCAGGAAGAACCCGACGCGCCCGCCGGTCTGGTCACCGACGCGCGCCCGCTGCTCCTCGTCCTTGGCCCGGGCGAGAAGCAGCCCGGTGCCCTGCCCCTCGGTCCCCGGCTCGACCACGACCCACCGCGAACCGTCGGCCCGCGGCTCGTCCGCGACCAGCCGGAACCCAAGGGCCTCGGTGTAGAACCGGATCGCCTCGTCGTAGTCGTCGACGACAAGGGTGACCAGGGCGACGTGTCTCATCGGGGCCTTTCGGTGCTGCGCGCGGAGGCGGTGACGGTGCTGGTTAGCGCGTGAGGTTATACGTAAAACGAAGTGGACGCCAGTCGGTTGTGATAGGGGGCGTGACGAGGGGGCGCGTGGGGCGTGACAGCAACGGCGAGTGGCCGCGGCACAGAGGTCAGAACCAGTCGCCGCCCTCGCCCTGCGCGACCTCCACCTGATGGTGAACGTCGATCAGCCCGGCCGCCGACGCGACGCAGGACACCGCGGCGCACGCGGCGAGGACGAGCGCGATCCAGCGGGCGACACGACGTGGAGGAGCGGCGGCCCCCGACAGCAGCGCCTGGACGCGCTGCGGGACGGGGCCGGCGGTCGCGGCGGGGGCGAAGTCCGGGCGGTCGGGGCGGGCCGGGTGCATGGCGAGGGCCGCCCGGGCGATGGCGCGGGCGAGGAGGCGGCGGTCGCCGACGGAGTCGGCCGCGGTCTCGTCGGCGGCGCGTTCGACCGCGAGCCGGACCGTCGCGCGGACGGGGCGCAGCGCCGGGTGGCAGTGCGCGGCGAGTTCGGCGGCGGCCAGGAAGTAGTGGTGGCCGCCCTTGTTGTGCGCCCGTTCGTGCGCGAACAGCGCCTCGCGCTCGGCGGCGTCCAGGCTGCGCAGCATCGCGGTCGTGACGACGATCCGGTGCGGGCGACCGGGCAGCGCGTACGCGTCGGGGTGCGGCGAGTCCACCACGCACAGGTCCCCCACGGCGGGGCCGCGCCCGGCCTGCATACGGGCTACGCGGAACGCACGGGCCTGACGCAGCACCGAGCGGACGAACGTCCCCGCGCACACGGCGAGCACGCCGACGGAGAGCGCGGCGGCCGGGACGACGAAGTCGTCGGAGGCGGTGTGCAGGGAGTGGACGAGCTCACCGAGCGCGGCGAAGGGCGGCAGCTTCAGCAGCCCGATGAGGACGAACGTGCCGAACGCCGCCAGCGAGCAGCCCGCGAGGACGATGGCCGAGGCGGTGACGGCCCACAGCACGGTGACGGGCGCGAGCCGGTCCAGCGCACGGCGGGCCAGCGCTGGAAGGGCGAACGGCAGCGCGAGCGGCAGGAGCAGCAGCGCGATCATCACGGGCCGGCCTCCGTCACTCGTCGGATTCGAGCAGATCGCGCAGGACGCGCTCGTCGTCCGGGCTGAGCTGGGCGACGAAGCGGGCGAGCACCGTCTCGCGGTCGCTGTCGCGGTCGAGCTCGGTGTGCATCCGGCGGGCGGTGAGGCCCTGGGCGTCCTGGACGGGGAAGTAGGCGAAGCCCCGGCCCTGGCGCCGCCGGTCGACGATCCCCTTGTCGTGCAGACG includes the following:
- a CDS encoding DUF664 domain-containing protein — protein: MHARDILIDGFGRIQEEVQAVVDGLDPDDLAYRPAPDANSIAWLIWHLTRVQDDHIADAFDLDQVWLSQGWDKRFGLDLPRHDTGYGHTPAKVAKVRVDSGDLLTGYYDAVHEQTLGVLRDLAAKDLGRVVDERWDPPVTLGVRLVSVLSDDLQHVGQAAYVRGLLQGV
- a CDS encoding LysR substrate-binding domain-containing protein, with amino-acid sequence MELRHLQHFVAVAEDRHFTRAAERLMVSQSGLSASIRSLERELRAPLFVRTTRRVTLTEAGRALLAEAERILAQVRAAHEAVAAVQGVLRGTLSLGTEQCIAGVRVARLLAAFRRRHPDVEIRLRQAGSGALAEEVAAGRLDLAFAYRMQDDTDQLRSVALTSEPMTVLCHPSHPLATAGEPLTPDAVGGEVFVDFHPDWGPRRITDAAFAAAGVRRTVALEVNDVHGLLDLVDENLGIAAVPRHFRHKRPSLTALPVRGAPGATYESVALLPPARGTSPAARALITLLETRDGDTGGIEANGGA
- a CDS encoding BlaI/MecI/CopY family transcriptional regulator, with translation MADSKDERRPAGELEASVMAALWAAGAPRTPGQVQLSLGAGLARTTVTTILSRLHDKGIVDRRRQGRGFAYFPVQDAQGLTARRMHTELDRDSDRETVLARFVAQLSPDDERVLRDLLESDE
- a CDS encoding adenosine deaminase, with translation MTAPRIDTDTLRRLPKAVLHDHLDGGLRPATVIELAAEVGHKLPTTDPDELAAWYVEAAGSGDLVRYIATFEHTLAVMQTREGLLRTAEEYVLDLAADGVVYAEVRYAPELNTTGGLTLNEVVEAVQEGLAAGMAKAAAAGTPVRVGTLLCGMRMFDRVGEAAELAVAYRDAGVVGFDIAGAENGFPAADHLAAFERLRHESVPFTIHAGEAYGLPSIHQAVQMCGAQRLGHGVRITEDIVDGKLGHLAGWVRDRRIALEMCPTSNLQTGCATSIAAHPITALKDLGFRVTLNTDNRLVSGTTMTREMSLLVEEAGWTVEDLRTVTVNAVKSAFIPFDERKALIEDVILPGYAAAL
- a CDS encoding M56 family metallopeptidase, which produces MIALLLLPLALPFALPALARRALDRLAPVTVLWAVTASAIVLAGCSLAAFGTFVLIGLLKLPPFAALGELVHSLHTASDDFVVPAAALSVGVLAVCAGTFVRSVLRQARAFRVARMQAGRGPAVGDLCVVDSPHPDAYALPGRPHRIVVTTAMLRSLDAAEREALFAHERAHNKGGHHYFLAAAELAAHCHPALRPVRATVRLAVERAADETAADSVGDRRLLARAIARAALAMHPARPDRPDFAPAATAGPVPQRVQALLSGAAAPPRRVARWIALVLAACAAVSCVASAAGLIDVHHQVEVAQGEGGDWF
- a CDS encoding aldo/keto reductase; this encodes MYTAHPDRYADMPYRRSGRSGLELPALSLGLWHNFGPDRPVETQRAILRSAFDLGVTHFDLANNYGPPPGSAESALGEALATDFAPYRDELVISTKAGHLMWPGPYGEWGSRKYVLSSLDQSLKRMGLDYVDIFYSHRPDPRTPLEETMGALHTAVQQGKALYVGLSNYSAEQTRQAARILADLGTPLLIHQPRYSMLDRRPEDEGVLDVLDELQVGSIVYSPLEQGLLTDRYLDGIPEGSRAASDSPFLSSDAVTGELVDKLRALDTLAKDRGQSLAQLALAWVLRGGRVTSALVGASSARQIEDSVATIRNLDFDADELARIDAIIGR